One segment of Terriglobia bacterium DNA contains the following:
- a CDS encoding helix-turn-helix domain-containing protein, which produces MYTSPVPAKTFWNIYGRTSELHPGHPLRSKIYELRKERKWTLKHLSALSGVPYNTIWRMEGGSGTALTNAYKVASAFQLTVYELWLIPPSGIIPVPSEADVSSVTELRLKRGWRLRDLAELSRIPTTTLFAIEKGQIPKLENAVKIAAALGVSVYQIWKPLTS; this is translated from the coding sequence ATGTACACATCGCCTGTTCCAGCAAAGACATTCTGGAACATTTACGGCAGAACTTCCGAACTGCACCCGGGGCATCCGTTGAGAAGCAAGATCTATGAGCTGCGTAAGGAGAGGAAATGGACCCTGAAACATTTATCGGCACTATCGGGAGTTCCTTATAACACCATCTGGCGCATGGAGGGGGGATCCGGAACGGCGCTTACGAATGCTTACAAAGTTGCCTCGGCATTTCAGTTAACGGTTTACGAGTTGTGGCTTATTCCCCCGAGCGGGATTATTCCGGTTCCAAGCGAGGCGGATGTCTCCTCTGTCACTGAGCTTCGCTTAAAACGCGGCTGGCGTTTACGTGATTTGGCGGAGTTGTCGAGAATCCCGACGACCACTCTGTTCGCAATTGAGAAGGGGCAGATACCGAAGCTCGAGAATGCGGTCAAGATCGCTGCGGCGCTGGGCGTCTCGGTCTATCAGATATGGAAGCCTCTGACGTCATGA